A genome region from Magnolia sinica isolate HGM2019 chromosome 8, MsV1, whole genome shotgun sequence includes the following:
- the LOC131253235 gene encoding uncharacterized protein LOC131253235 isoform X1, with protein MNRSFRAAESKMQAPVQQQRQGRSLGAVVKDKEEDLALFLEMRKREKERNSLLLLHTSEDFDPPLGSKPGVSPIFKIVSSTPRKTVSDDFLNSDGEKNDYDWLLTPPGTPLFPSLEMESNKSTLGQIVTPKARPTALKSRVSPQYDLWILSYQSLQLHCLNATKFCDSISNGIAMNLSWCFFAFLVVFMQLSCAINLLRQPCMLHLDIYLVERNCRDIRKCPCLSLGNKELVANRCYCFLTFRAPHMLLYVLKEWVGFLGSTF; from the exons ATGAATCGGAGTTTCAGGGCTGCAGAGTCGAAAATGCAAGCGCCCGTACAGCAGCAGAGGCAAGGGAGGAGCCTTGGAGCTGTGGTGAAGGACAAGGAAGAGGATCTTGCGTTGTTTCTCGAGATGCGGAAGCGCGAGAAGGAGCGGAATAGCTTGCTTCTCCTCCACACCTCCGAAGATTTCGATCCTCCTTTAG GGTCGAAACCAGGCGTTTCTCCCATATTCAAGATAGTGTCATCAACACCACGTAAAACTGTTTCTGATGATTTCCTAAACTCCGACGGAGAGAAAAATGATTATGATTG GCTTCTTACGCCACCTGGTACTCCTCTTTTTCCTTCTCTGGAAATGGAGTCAAACAAATCCACCCTGGGTCAGATTGTAACCCCCAAAGCTCGTCCAACTGCACTGAAGTCTAGGGTGAGCCCTCAGTATGACTTGTGGATTCTCAGTTATCAATCCTTGCAATTGCATTGCTTGAATGCTACAAAGTTCTGTGACAGCATCTCTAATGGGATAGCTATGAATCTGTCTTGGTGTTTTTTTGCGTTTCTTGTTGTTTTCATGCAGCTGTCTTGTGCAATTAATTTATTGCGACAACCCTGCATGTTACACTTGGATATTTATTTAGTTGAACGTAACTGTAGGGACATTAGAAAATGCCCTTGTCTGAGCTTGGGCAATAAAGAATTGGTTGCAAACAGATGTTATTGTTTCTTAACATTTAGAGCTCCACATATGCTATTATACGTTCTCAAGGAATGGGTTGGTTTCCTAGGGTCAACCTTTTAA
- the LOC131253235 gene encoding uncharacterized protein LOC131253235 isoform X10, with protein MNRSFRAAESKMQAPVQQQRQGRSLGAVVKDKEEDLALFLEMRKREKERNSLLLLHTSEDFDPPLGSKPGVSPIFKIVSSTPRKTVSDDFLNSDGEKNDYDWLLTPPGTPLFPSLEMESNKSTLGQIVTPKARPTALKSRIP; from the exons ATGAATCGGAGTTTCAGGGCTGCAGAGTCGAAAATGCAAGCGCCCGTACAGCAGCAGAGGCAAGGGAGGAGCCTTGGAGCTGTGGTGAAGGACAAGGAAGAGGATCTTGCGTTGTTTCTCGAGATGCGGAAGCGCGAGAAGGAGCGGAATAGCTTGCTTCTCCTCCACACCTCCGAAGATTTCGATCCTCCTTTAG GGTCGAAACCAGGCGTTTCTCCCATATTCAAGATAGTGTCATCAACACCACGTAAAACTGTTTCTGATGATTTCCTAAACTCCGACGGAGAGAAAAATGATTATGATTG GCTTCTTACGCCACCTGGTACTCCTCTTTTTCCTTCTCTGGAAATGGAGTCAAACAAATCCACCCTGGGTCAGATTGTAACCCCCAAAGCTCGTCCAACTGCACTGAAGTCTAGG
- the LOC131253235 gene encoding uncharacterized protein LOC131253235 isoform X8: MNRSFRAAESKMQAPVQQQRQGRSLGAVVKDKEEDLALFLEMRKREKERNSLLLLHTSEDFDPPLGSKPGVSPIFKIVSSTPRKTVSDDFLNSDGEKNDYDWLLTPPGTPLFPSLEMESNKSTLGQIVTPKARPTALKSRMSSLLPI, translated from the exons ATGAATCGGAGTTTCAGGGCTGCAGAGTCGAAAATGCAAGCGCCCGTACAGCAGCAGAGGCAAGGGAGGAGCCTTGGAGCTGTGGTGAAGGACAAGGAAGAGGATCTTGCGTTGTTTCTCGAGATGCGGAAGCGCGAGAAGGAGCGGAATAGCTTGCTTCTCCTCCACACCTCCGAAGATTTCGATCCTCCTTTAG GGTCGAAACCAGGCGTTTCTCCCATATTCAAGATAGTGTCATCAACACCACGTAAAACTGTTTCTGATGATTTCCTAAACTCCGACGGAGAGAAAAATGATTATGATTG GCTTCTTACGCCACCTGGTACTCCTCTTTTTCCTTCTCTGGAAATGGAGTCAAACAAATCCACCCTGGGTCAGATTGTAACCCCCAAAGCTCGTCCAACTGCACTGAAGTCTAGG
- the LOC131253235 gene encoding uncharacterized protein LOC131253235 isoform X3: MNRSFRAAESKMQAPVQQQRQGRSLGAVVKDKEEDLALFLEMRKREKERNSLLLLHTSEDFDPPLGSKPGVSPIFKIVSSTPRKTVSDDFLNSDGEKNDYDWLLTPPGTPLFPSLEMESNKSTLGQIVTPKARPTALKSRKNKCQRRTDKGTSDE, translated from the exons ATGAATCGGAGTTTCAGGGCTGCAGAGTCGAAAATGCAAGCGCCCGTACAGCAGCAGAGGCAAGGGAGGAGCCTTGGAGCTGTGGTGAAGGACAAGGAAGAGGATCTTGCGTTGTTTCTCGAGATGCGGAAGCGCGAGAAGGAGCGGAATAGCTTGCTTCTCCTCCACACCTCCGAAGATTTCGATCCTCCTTTAG GGTCGAAACCAGGCGTTTCTCCCATATTCAAGATAGTGTCATCAACACCACGTAAAACTGTTTCTGATGATTTCCTAAACTCCGACGGAGAGAAAAATGATTATGATTG GCTTCTTACGCCACCTGGTACTCCTCTTTTTCCTTCTCTGGAAATGGAGTCAAACAAATCCACCCTGGGTCAGATTGTAACCCCCAAAGCTCGTCCAACTGCACTGAAGTCTAGG
- the LOC131253235 gene encoding uncharacterized protein LOC131253235 isoform X4, translating to MNRSFRAAESKMQAPVQQQRQGRSLGAVVKDKEEDLALFLEMRKREKERNSLLLLHTSEDFDPPLGSKPGVSPIFKIVSSTPRKTVSDDFLNSDGEKNDYDWLLTPPGTPLFPSLEMESNKSTLGQIVTPKARPTALKSRNKCQRRTDKGTSDE from the exons ATGAATCGGAGTTTCAGGGCTGCAGAGTCGAAAATGCAAGCGCCCGTACAGCAGCAGAGGCAAGGGAGGAGCCTTGGAGCTGTGGTGAAGGACAAGGAAGAGGATCTTGCGTTGTTTCTCGAGATGCGGAAGCGCGAGAAGGAGCGGAATAGCTTGCTTCTCCTCCACACCTCCGAAGATTTCGATCCTCCTTTAG GGTCGAAACCAGGCGTTTCTCCCATATTCAAGATAGTGTCATCAACACCACGTAAAACTGTTTCTGATGATTTCCTAAACTCCGACGGAGAGAAAAATGATTATGATTG GCTTCTTACGCCACCTGGTACTCCTCTTTTTCCTTCTCTGGAAATGGAGTCAAACAAATCCACCCTGGGTCAGATTGTAACCCCCAAAGCTCGTCCAACTGCACTGAAGTCTAGG
- the LOC131253235 gene encoding uncharacterized protein LOC131253235 isoform X5, which yields MNRSFRAAESKMQAPVQQQRQGRSLGAVVKDKEEDLALFLEMRKREKERNSLLLLHTSEDFDPPLGSKPGVSPIFKIVSSTPRKTVSDDFLNSDGEKNDYDWLLTPPGTPLFPSLEMESNKSTLGQIVTPKARPTALKSRGIGTSKRVPDVL from the exons ATGAATCGGAGTTTCAGGGCTGCAGAGTCGAAAATGCAAGCGCCCGTACAGCAGCAGAGGCAAGGGAGGAGCCTTGGAGCTGTGGTGAAGGACAAGGAAGAGGATCTTGCGTTGTTTCTCGAGATGCGGAAGCGCGAGAAGGAGCGGAATAGCTTGCTTCTCCTCCACACCTCCGAAGATTTCGATCCTCCTTTAG GGTCGAAACCAGGCGTTTCTCCCATATTCAAGATAGTGTCATCAACACCACGTAAAACTGTTTCTGATGATTTCCTAAACTCCGACGGAGAGAAAAATGATTATGATTG GCTTCTTACGCCACCTGGTACTCCTCTTTTTCCTTCTCTGGAAATGGAGTCAAACAAATCCACCCTGGGTCAGATTGTAACCCCCAAAGCTCGTCCAACTGCACTGAAGTCTAGG GGGATTGGTACTTCCAAACGTGTGCCTGATGTGCTATAA
- the LOC131253235 gene encoding uncharacterized protein LOC131253235 isoform X9 yields MNRSFRAAESKMQAPVQQQRQGRSLGAVVKDKEEDLALFLEMRKREKERNSLLLLHTSEDFDPPLGSKPGVSPIFKIVSSTPRKTVSDDFLNSDGEKNDYDWLLTPPGTPLFPSLEMESNKSTLGQIVTPKARPTALKSRMIFGSH; encoded by the exons ATGAATCGGAGTTTCAGGGCTGCAGAGTCGAAAATGCAAGCGCCCGTACAGCAGCAGAGGCAAGGGAGGAGCCTTGGAGCTGTGGTGAAGGACAAGGAAGAGGATCTTGCGTTGTTTCTCGAGATGCGGAAGCGCGAGAAGGAGCGGAATAGCTTGCTTCTCCTCCACACCTCCGAAGATTTCGATCCTCCTTTAG GGTCGAAACCAGGCGTTTCTCCCATATTCAAGATAGTGTCATCAACACCACGTAAAACTGTTTCTGATGATTTCCTAAACTCCGACGGAGAGAAAAATGATTATGATTG GCTTCTTACGCCACCTGGTACTCCTCTTTTTCCTTCTCTGGAAATGGAGTCAAACAAATCCACCCTGGGTCAGATTGTAACCCCCAAAGCTCGTCCAACTGCACTGAAGTCTAGG ATGATTTTTGGTTCTCATTAA
- the LOC131254222 gene encoding probable LRR receptor-like serine/threonine-protein kinase At3g47570 — MVVSWLLGSAANFSNETDRLALLDFKHLITVDPLRSLSSWNDTLHFCHWQGVTCGGRRHPQRVTALNFTGKNLVGSISPYIGNLTFLRRINLPDNSFHGTIPEEIGHLFRLRYLSLINNTLTGEIPANLTHCFKLQVLGLRGNQLTGRIPTELGSLLKVTYLNLGHNSLEGSIPPSLGNLSSLRYLRLSENSLEGSIPDDLCQLVSLNFLSIGLNKLSGTIPPRLYNLSSINVLDVGGNRLHGNLPPNLGLTLPNLQRLYAGGNQFTGPIPVSLSNASGLLLIDLSNNSFSGSVPLNFGSLKGLTWLNLWGNELGIGNARDLSFLDSLTNCSSLQWLDVARNRLSGALPNSIANLSTQLTFLHLGSNMIFGSIPSGIQNLIGLTALSMEYNFLTGTIPTGVGKLNKLEVLVLDSNGLSGKIPPSLGNISRLYQLILHENNLSGSIPSTLGNCIKLNLIYLSNNNFSGTLPNQLFSIPSLIELQAGNNFFTNLPHEASYLKALGTFNVSNNKLSGEIPSWLGNCLSLEYLGLDGNFFQGSIPSTFSTLKGLRSLDLSRNNLSGKIPRYLEKFALEYLNLSFNNFEGELPKQGVFGNASRVSVLGNSKLCGGIHELQLPPCSSQASKKRGISRASKVKFSIIGAVLGLISLSCFFTILYRVRKSRRKPFAAPSMEDPFMNVSYAELFKATDEFSPANLIGTGSFGAVYKGILDRGGTMVAVKVFNLQQQGALRSFMAECDALRNIRHRNLVKILTCCSSIDFKGNDLKALVYEYMSSGSLEKWLHREGHDQPRRNLKFTERLNIAIDVACALDYLHNHCQTSIIHQDLKPSNILLDDDMIAHVGDFGLARILSEVAQSSSVGMKGSIGYIALEYAMGRKASTQGDVYSYRILLLEMITGKGPTDDVFKDNLSLHHFAKLALAEQVMEIVDPQLLLEEAEAIQGNENQINTRNRMHDCLISIVKIGVLCSAESPRKRMQMRDVVVEMHTIKDLYLGVMIHQDKQVRSQILDESLSYLRHY; from the exons ATGGTTGTTTCATGGTTGTTGGGATCAGCTGCTAATTTCTCCAACGAAACAGATCGGCTTGCTTTGCTCGACTTCAAACATCTAATAACCGTCGATCCTCTCCGTTCCTTGAGCTCCTGGAATGATACTCTCCACTTCTGCCACTGGCAAGGAGTCACATGTGGTGGCCGCCGGCATCCTCAACGGGTAACGGCCTTGAACTTCACTGGCAAGAACTTGGTGGGCTCTATTTCTCCCTACATAGGGAACCTCACCTTCCTCAGGAGAATTAATCTCCCAGACAACAGCTTCCACGGGACGATTCCTGAAGAGATTGGCCATTTGTTCCGGTTGCGGTATCTTAGTCTGATCAATAACACATTGACTGGAGAAATTCCAGCAAATCTGACCCACTGTTTCAAACTCCAAGTTCTTGGTCTTCGCGGGAATCAGCTCACAGGGAGGATTCCGACTGAGCTTGGCTCTCTATTGAAGGTCACCTACTTAAACCTTGGTCACAACAGTCTTGAAGGAAGCATCCCAccttcacttggaaacctttcgtCTCTCCGGTATCTTCGTCTCTCAGAAAATAGTCTGGAGGGCAGCATCCCAGATGACCTTTGTCAGTTGGTGAGCTTAAATTTTCTTAGCATAGGTCTAAATAAACTGTCAGGTACGATTCCGCCTCGGCTCTACAATCTCTCCTCTATTAACGTTTTGGACGTGGGAGGGAACAGATTGCATGGAAATCTTCCACCTAACTTAGGCCTCACTCTTCCTAATCTCCAAAGGCTCTATGCTGGAGGAAACCAATTCACAGGACCCATACCagtttcattatccaatgcttcCGGACTTTTACTTATTGACCTTTCAAACAATAGTTTTAGCGGATCTGTGCCTCTGAATTTTGGAAGCCTCAAAGGTCTCACCTGGTTAAATTTGTGGGGCAACGAACTTGGAATTGGAAATGCTCGTGACTTGAGTTTTCTCGATTCTTTGACCAATTGCAGTAGCTTACAATGGCTGGACGTGGCTAGAAATCGTCTCAGCGGTGCGTTGCCCAACTCCATAGCAAATCTTTCGACCCAACTGACATTCCTACATTTAGGAAGTAATATGATATTCGGAAGCATCCCATCTGGGATTCAGAATCTTATTGGCTTAACAGCACTGAGTATGGAGTACAACTTTCTGACTGGTACAATTCCCACTGGTgttgggaagcttaacaagttggaGGTACTTGTCTTGGATTCAAATGGATTATCGGGGAAAATTCCACCTTCATTGGGCAACATCTCCAGATTGTACCAACTCATTTTACATGAAAACAATCTATCAGGGAGCATACCTTCAACTCTTGGTAATTGTATAAAGCTGAACTTAATATACCTCTCCAATAATAACTTTAGCGGTACCTTACCCAATCAACTTTTCAGCATTCCCTCTTTGATTGAACTCCAAGCTGGAAACAACTTTTTCACTAATCTGCCACATGAAGCCAGTTACTTGAAAGCTCTTGGAACATTCaatgtttctaataacaaattGTCAGGCGAAATTCCAAGCTGGCTAGGCAATTGTCTCAGCCTAGAGTATCTTGGGTTGGATGGGAACTTCTTTCAAGGATCAATTCCATCAACATTTAGTACTCTAAAAGGCCTTCGATCCCTGGATCTTTCACGCAACAACTTATCTGGGAAGATTCCAAGATATCTGGAGAAGTTTGCTCTAGAGTATCTAAATCTATCCTTCAATAATTTCGAGGGTGAATTACCAAAACAAGGGGTCTTTGGAAATGCCAGTCGAGTTTCAGTGCTCGGAAATAGTAAGCTTTGTGGGGGTATTCATGAACTACAATTGCCTCCATGTTCTAGCCAAGCTTCCAAGAAACGGGGGATCTCTCGTGCTTCAAAAGTCAAATTCTCAATAATTGGTGCTGTCCTGGGTCTTATTTCATTATCATGTTTCTTTACCATTCTTTATCGGGTAAGAAAGTCAAGAAGGAAACCTTTTGCTGCGCCTTCTATGGAGGATCCTTTTATGAACGTGTCTTATGCGGAACTCTTTAAAGCAACAGATGAGTTCTCTCCTGCCAATTTGATCGGAACTGGAAGTTTTGGTGCTGTATATAAAGGGATTCTAGATCGTGGTGGGACTATGGTAGCAGTGAAAGTCTTCAACCTTCAACAACAAGGAGCTCTGCGGAGCTTCATGGCCGAATGTGATGCCTTGagaaacattaggcatcggaatctTGTTAAGATCTTAACTTGTTGCTCGAGCATTGATTTTAAGGGCAATGATTTAAAAGCTCTAGTTTACGAGTACATGTCCAGTGGAAGTCTAGAGAAGTGGTTGCACAGGGAGGGCCATGACCAGCCAAGAAGGAACTTGAAGTTTACTGAAAGGCTAAACATAGCTATAGATGTCGCTTGCGCACTGGATTATCTACATAATCATTGCCAAACATCAATCATTCATCAAGATTTAAAGCCAAGCAacattcttcttgatgatgacatgattgctcATGTGGGTGATTTCGGGCTAGCCAGGATCTTATCTGAGGTTGCTCAAAGCAGCTCAGTTGGGATGAAGGGATCTATTGGGTACATCGCTCTAG AGTATGCAATGGGCAGAAAagcatctacacaaggagatgttTATAGCTACAGAATCCTTCTACTAGAGATGATCACTGGAAAGGGGCCAACTGATGACGtgtttaaggacaatctaagccttcatcattttgctAAGCTGGCTTTGGCTGAACAagtaatggagattgttgatcCACAACTGCTATTAGAAGAAGCAGAAGCTATTCAAGGCaatgaaaatcaaatcaatacAAGAAATAGAATGCACGACTGTTTGATTTCAATAGTCAAAATCGGTGTGTTGTGCTCTGCAGAATCTCCAAGAAAACGAATGCAAATGAGAGATGTTGTTGTTGAAATGCACACAATCAAGGACTTGTATCTCGGGGTCATGATTCATCAAGACAAACAAGTTAGGTCGCAAATATTAGATGAAAGTTTGTCTTACCTCAGGCATTACTAA
- the LOC131253235 gene encoding uncharacterized protein LOC131253235 isoform X7: MNRSFRAAESKMQAPVQQQRQGRSLGAVVKDKEEDLALFLEMRKREKERNSLLLLHTSEDFDPPLGSKPGVSPIFKIVSSTPRKTVSDDFLNSDGEKNDYDWLLTPPGTPLFPSLEMESNKSTLGQIVTPKARPTALKSRGIDDFWFSLKQ; the protein is encoded by the exons ATGAATCGGAGTTTCAGGGCTGCAGAGTCGAAAATGCAAGCGCCCGTACAGCAGCAGAGGCAAGGGAGGAGCCTTGGAGCTGTGGTGAAGGACAAGGAAGAGGATCTTGCGTTGTTTCTCGAGATGCGGAAGCGCGAGAAGGAGCGGAATAGCTTGCTTCTCCTCCACACCTCCGAAGATTTCGATCCTCCTTTAG GGTCGAAACCAGGCGTTTCTCCCATATTCAAGATAGTGTCATCAACACCACGTAAAACTGTTTCTGATGATTTCCTAAACTCCGACGGAGAGAAAAATGATTATGATTG GCTTCTTACGCCACCTGGTACTCCTCTTTTTCCTTCTCTGGAAATGGAGTCAAACAAATCCACCCTGGGTCAGATTGTAACCCCCAAAGCTCGTCCAACTGCACTGAAGTCTAGG GGCATAGATGATTTTTGGTTCTCATTAAAGCAATGA
- the LOC131253235 gene encoding uncharacterized protein LOC131253235 isoform X6, with the protein MNRSFRAAESKMQAPVQQQRQGRSLGAVVKDKEEDLALFLEMRKREKERNSLLLLHTSEDFDPPLGSKPGVSPIFKIVSSTPRKTVSDDFLNSDGEKNDYDWLLTPPGTPLFPSLEMESNKSTLGQIVTPKARPTALKSRATVLLFNLVTV; encoded by the exons ATGAATCGGAGTTTCAGGGCTGCAGAGTCGAAAATGCAAGCGCCCGTACAGCAGCAGAGGCAAGGGAGGAGCCTTGGAGCTGTGGTGAAGGACAAGGAAGAGGATCTTGCGTTGTTTCTCGAGATGCGGAAGCGCGAGAAGGAGCGGAATAGCTTGCTTCTCCTCCACACCTCCGAAGATTTCGATCCTCCTTTAG GGTCGAAACCAGGCGTTTCTCCCATATTCAAGATAGTGTCATCAACACCACGTAAAACTGTTTCTGATGATTTCCTAAACTCCGACGGAGAGAAAAATGATTATGATTG GCTTCTTACGCCACCTGGTACTCCTCTTTTTCCTTCTCTGGAAATGGAGTCAAACAAATCCACCCTGGGTCAGATTGTAACCCCCAAAGCTCGTCCAACTGCACTGAAGTCTAGG GCTACAGTTTTGTTATTCA